One window of the Manihot esculenta cultivar AM560-2 chromosome 14, M.esculenta_v8, whole genome shotgun sequence genome contains the following:
- the LOC122721795 gene encoding uncharacterized protein LOC122721795 — MFYAMEEEKRITEIPPPQPAPRAQPMPDDPEELVHPPRRPRRRRSSRQQADPDVHTTVPANVIIPEPVSFHTHRSFGEIGQFSAGPSVPQEGGSQYTTRTHGSYMPPPHITPTQWSFQQVGIQDNPFQM, encoded by the coding sequence ATGTTCTATGCCATGGAAGAAGAGAAACGAATAACAGAGATACCTCCACCACAGCCAGCACCTCGGGCGCAACCTATGCCAGATGACCCTGAAGAGCTTGTTCACCCGCCGAGGAGGCCTAGGCGTAGACGTAGCTCTCGCCAACAAGCTGATCCTGATGTACATACTACTGTCCCGGCAAATGTCATCATTCCGGAACCCGTTTCATTCCACACTCATCGATCATTTGGTGAGATTGGACAGTTTTCAGCAGGTCCTAGTGTTCCACAAGAAGGTGGATCACAATATACTACGCGGACACATGGTAGTTATATGCCACCACCTCATATAACCCCAACACAGTGGTCCTTCCAGCAGGTTGGTATTCAAGATAATCCATTTCAGATGTAG
- the LOC110600487 gene encoding E3 ubiquitin-protein ligase MPSR1, with the protein MASQSQLAEVSSAFERMLRRRDLSLFLPLILGVTGTNPDQERIILINPFTQGMVMIEGAGDLGSLLRELATKNGQPPASKAFIEALPSVEISEIGDHDCECVICLKEWELGGLAKEMLCNHRFHAHCIKKWLGIHGSCPVCRYKMPVDEVDLGKQREEEEEEEEEKEGRERRRFQREIWVGFSFNNNRRSEESMAFCKIKLKKNKVIKCGRDALNVNYNFF; encoded by the coding sequence ATGGCCTCTCAGTCTCAACTTGCTGAAGTATCTTCCGCTTTTGAGAGAATGTTGAGACGTAGAGATCTTTCTTTGTTTTTGCCCCTCATCTTGGGCGTTACCGGCACCAACCCAGATCAAGAAAGAATAATCCTTATTAACCCTTTCACTCAAGGGATGGTGATGATTGAAGGAGCTGGGGACTTGGGTTCTCTTCTTAGAGAGTTAGCTACCAAGAATGGTCAACCTCCTGCCTCAAAGGCATTCATAGAGGCCTTGCCTAGTGTAGAGATTTCAGAAATTGGTGATCATGATTGTGAGTGTGTGATCTGTTTAAAGGAGTGGGAGCTTGGTGGGTTGGCCAAGGAGATGCTCTGTAACCATAGGTTTCATGCTCATTGTATAAAGAAGTGGTTGGGGATTCATGGGTCGTGCCCTGTTTGCAGGTATAAGATGCCTGTTGATGAGGTGGATTTAGGCAAACAgagggaggaagaagaagaagaagaagaagaaaaagaagggagAGAGAGGAGAAGATTTCAAAGAGAAATTTGGGTCGGTTTTTCTTTCAACAATAATAGGAGAAGTGAGGAATCAAtggctttttgcaaaataaaattaaaaaaaaataaagttataaaatgCGGTAGAGATGCGTTGAAcgtaaattataatttcttttaa